In Chrysiogenia bacterium, the genomic stretch GTTCTGCTGCACCTTCCCCGCCCGGTCTTTGTTCCGCTGGGCGGGCTGCTGGTGCTGGCCGCGTTCTTCAAGGACGACTCCGTTGTCGAACTGGTGCTCGGTGGCATCGGGCTCATGCTTTGGAGCATCTGGCCCCAGCAACCCATGGATGAGTTCTTCCGGCTCACGCTGCCGTTTCTCTACCGCGTGCTGCCCGAGGGAACGCTCTACCCCGCCGTGGCCGTCGCCCTGGTCGGCGTCTTCGACATCCATCACCGGATGCGCGACTTCACCTCCGACTTCAAGAGCCGCGTCATCCGTGTGCTGGCCCAGTTCATCGATCCCAACTGGCAGTTCATCCCCAACAGCTTCGTTGCCAAGCGCGACTTTCAGGACTCGGGGATTTTTCCCGACGTGCCAGTCGACTTCAGCGGCGAAGACCTGGTTACCGGCAGCGTGGGGCAGACCTCTTTCGAGATGAGCGAGGTGCGCGCTCTGCACCTGCAGAGCTTCACCGATGTAAACGGGGTCAAGCGCTCGCGCAGGAGCAGCCTGTTTCGCGGCTTCATGTTCGTCTGCAACTACAACCGCTACTTCCCGCACGAGGTCTTCGTCTTCCCCGACACCGCCGAGCGGTTCCTGGGATTCATGGGCACGCGCCTGCAGGA encodes the following:
- a CDS encoding DUF3137 domain-containing protein codes for the protein MLEKSEADLWAWFRDGMHKELHDLEKRRHRIQARATSWILAVAALTMLAYVAPVLLHLPRPVFVPLGGLLVLAAFFKDDSVVELVLGGIGLMLWSIWPQQPMDEFFRLTLPFLYRVLPEGTLYPAVAVALVGVFDIHHRMRDFTSDFKSRVIRVLAQFIDPNWQFIPNSFVAKRDFQDSGIFPDVPVDFSGEDLVTGSVGQTSFEMSEVRALHLQSFTDVNGVKRSRRSSLFRGFMFVCNYNRYFPHEVFVFPDTAERFLGFMGTRLQEMNRSHGELVKLEDPVFEKYFAVYGSDQIATRMVLPPSIMEEMVAFREKSGTPVSMSIRQGRFFAAVPLTRNLFEPPLFRPITRFSELRELFDDLTLFIDLARAIDLNTRRWSETSGLSELG